The sequence below is a genomic window from Mycobacterium spongiae.
CCCCTACATGGCGCAGATTCTGCTCAAAGCCGAGCCGCGCCCCTCGTGGGGGCACCCGACCTACGACCCAGTCTGGGCGGCGGCCACCAAGCACGACATCACGGTGAGTTGCCACCTGTCGCGCAGCAACTACGAGATGCTGCCCATGCCGCCGGTCGGCTTTCCCAGCTACAACCACGACTTCATGGTGACCTACTCACTGCTCGCGGCCAATCAAGTGATGAGTTTGATCTTCGACGGCGTCTTCGACCGGTTCCCAACGCTGCGGATCGTGCTGGTCGAGCATGCGTTCACGTGGATCCTGCCACTGATGTGGCGCATGGACGCCATCTATGCGGCGCGCAAGTCACGAATGGACATCAGGCGCAAGCCGTCAGAGTACGTCAAGGAGCACATCAAGTTCACCACGCAGCCGCTGGACTACCCGGAAGACAAGATGGAGTTGACCCGCGCGTTGGAGTGGATGGAGTGCGACAAGATCTTGCTGTACTCCTCGGACTACCCGCACTGGACGTTCGATGACCCGCGCTGGTTGGTCAAGCATCTTCCCAAAGCGGCTCGCGACGCGGTGATGTTCCAAAACGGAATCGCCACCTATCACCTCCCGGACACCGTTCCGGTGCTCGAAGGTCAGACGCGGGT
It includes:
- a CDS encoding amidohydrolase family protein, whose product is MTATHTQDRVPATERIAVRCVDSDVHPVPKRGEITPYIPEPWRSKFFRDHRVGELIYYDAPDYAHSYAMRVDTFPPDGEFPGSDPDMAFRQLIMAAGSDIAILEPGGRTPRLPGAHQAFSCALNDWQANHWLDSHNNWHQRWRGSICVAIEDPEGAAAEIERWAGHPYMAQILLKAEPRPSWGHPTYDPVWAAATKHDITVSCHLSRSNYEMLPMPPVGFPSYNHDFMVTYSLLAANQVMSLIFDGVFDRFPTLRIVLVEHAFTWILPLMWRMDAIYAARKSRMDIRRKPSEYVKEHIKFTTQPLDYPEDKMELTRALEWMECDKILLYSSDYPHWTFDDPRWLVKHLPKAARDAVMFQNGIATYHLPDTVPVLEGQTRVF